Proteins from a single region of Deltaproteobacteria bacterium:
- a CDS encoding 1-deoxy-D-xylulose-5-phosphate reductoisomerase — protein sequence MKKLAILGSTGSIGVSTLSIVEQFPEQFQAVALAAGKNLVKLKEQILQFTPTLVSVGSAADAQDLRMQLPDFRGEILYGTEGLLAVATHPDAEMVMAALVGAAGLAPTLAAIRAKKTIALANKEALVISGELMTREAKKYGVQILPVDSEHNAIFQALHGHRRDQVKRIILTASGGPFLHRPAEELATVRIEEALKHPTWKMGNKITIDSATLMNKGLEVIEARWLFDLPPEQVSVIIHPQSIVHSMVEYIDGSVLAQLGIPDMTIPISYILAYPERLPLAHLPSLDLTAARQLTFFPPDFGKFPCLQLAYDVLSRGDTYPAVLNASNEIAVESFLAGQVRFTDISALNNRVLDVHNAQPVSNLDALLAADEWARAQARTLLGQRGSRTVVLA from the coding sequence ATGAAAAAACTTGCGATCTTGGGTTCGACGGGATCGATCGGTGTTTCTACGCTATCGATTGTAGAACAGTTTCCTGAGCAGTTTCAGGCTGTTGCGCTTGCGGCGGGAAAGAATCTTGTCAAGCTCAAGGAGCAAATCCTGCAGTTTACACCGACACTCGTTTCTGTTGGTAGTGCTGCCGATGCGCAAGATTTGCGAATGCAGCTGCCAGATTTTCGTGGAGAGATTCTCTATGGAACAGAGGGGTTGCTCGCCGTTGCGACTCATCCTGACGCTGAAATGGTGATGGCTGCGTTGGTTGGTGCGGCTGGTCTTGCTCCAACGCTTGCAGCGATTCGGGCGAAGAAAACGATAGCCTTGGCCAATAAAGAAGCGTTGGTTATCTCTGGCGAGTTGATGACTCGCGAAGCGAAAAAGTACGGCGTGCAGATTTTGCCTGTCGATAGCGAGCATAATGCGATCTTCCAAGCCCTACATGGACACCGTCGTGACCAAGTTAAACGTATCATTTTGACGGCATCTGGAGGACCCTTCTTACACCGTCCTGCTGAAGAGCTAGCGACGGTGCGGATTGAGGAAGCGCTCAAACATCCGACCTGGAAGATGGGCAATAAAATCACGATTGACTCGGCAACTCTGATGAATAAAGGGCTCGAAGTCATTGAAGCACGCTGGTTATTCGATTTGCCGCCGGAACAGGTCTCCGTCATCATTCATCCGCAGAGTATCGTGCATTCAATGGTTGAATACATTGATGGCTCCGTGCTTGCCCAGTTAGGTATTCCTGACATGACGATCCCGATTTCGTACATCCTCGCATACCCAGAGCGATTACCGCTTGCTCATTTACCTTCGCTCGATTTGACGGCGGCGCGGCAATTGACGTTCTTTCCGCCAGATTTTGGTAAATTCCCGTGTTTACAGCTTGCCTACGATGTCCTCTCCCGTGGTGATACGTACCCCGCAGTACTCAACGCGAGTAATGAGATTGCTGTTGAAAGCTTTCTCGCCGGTCAGGTCCGGTTTACCGACATTTCTGCCTTGAATAATCGCGTGCTTGATGTACATAACGCACAGCCAGTGAGTAATCTTGACGCACTCCTTGCCGCAGATGAATGGGCACGGGCACAAGCACGAACCCTCTTGGGGCAACGAGGATCGCGGACCGTCGTGTTAGCGTAG
- a CDS encoding M20/M25/M40 family metallo-hydrolase — protein sequence MWGVDCGRVKRVLQYLLFFSVIFALVPQSFAFQVDWPVVEQEAGELLSRYVRIDTTNPPGNETAAALFWKEVLAKEGLDAQVFESQPGRGIVYARLKGGGEKKALILLHHLDVVPAVKSDWEIDPFAGEIKDGYVHGRGAIDCKGVAVTQFMALALLKRLGVPLKRDIIFLGTADEEAGGRNGAGWFVENHADLIADAEFLLTEGGGIRVHNGQRSYNIDIAEKAPCWIQLEAQGAAGHGSMPLPETAVTRLIRALERIRLHETPLKVTPAVQAYFSALAEREDPIKAEQYRNLEQSLADPTFREEFTKNPAHNALVRNTISPTVLEGSNKTNVIPSHARAQLDCRLLPGEDPQQFVTILEKVVGDPEVRFSILLNFPPLASGVETDLYRAIRTVAEKYDPQAPVVPAVLGGFTDAHYFRRKGIVSYGFTGLPLAEDDTRRVHGTNERIPLASLRQGVQVLADLLQELDK from the coding sequence GTGTGGGGTGTGGATTGTGGTCGCGTGAAGCGCGTCCTTCAGTATCTTCTCTTCTTCTCGGTCATCTTTGCTCTTGTTCCACAGAGTTTTGCCTTCCAGGTCGACTGGCCGGTGGTCGAACAAGAGGCAGGTGAGCTGCTCAGTCGCTACGTTCGTATTGATACGACCAATCCGCCGGGAAATGAAACTGCGGCAGCACTCTTTTGGAAAGAGGTATTGGCCAAAGAGGGGCTAGATGCGCAAGTTTTTGAATCCCAACCTGGCCGTGGGATTGTGTATGCCCGTCTCAAAGGCGGTGGCGAGAAAAAGGCTCTCATTCTGTTGCACCATCTCGATGTTGTGCCTGCCGTGAAGTCTGACTGGGAGATCGATCCATTCGCTGGGGAGATTAAAGATGGTTATGTGCACGGGCGCGGTGCGATCGACTGCAAAGGTGTTGCCGTGACCCAGTTTATGGCGCTGGCATTACTGAAACGTCTTGGCGTGCCGTTGAAACGTGACATCATTTTTCTCGGCACAGCCGATGAGGAAGCAGGTGGACGGAACGGTGCAGGGTGGTTTGTTGAAAATCATGCTGATCTTATAGCCGATGCGGAATTTCTCCTGACCGAAGGCGGCGGCATCCGCGTCCATAATGGACAACGATCATACAACATTGATATCGCCGAGAAGGCGCCATGTTGGATACAGCTAGAAGCGCAAGGGGCAGCAGGGCACGGCTCTATGCCACTGCCTGAAACCGCGGTGACTCGTTTGATCCGTGCACTCGAACGAATTCGACTTCACGAAACGCCGCTCAAGGTAACCCCAGCGGTCCAGGCCTACTTCTCTGCCCTGGCTGAGCGTGAAGATCCGATTAAAGCAGAACAGTATCGGAATCTTGAGCAATCCCTGGCTGACCCGACCTTTCGTGAGGAGTTTACCAAGAATCCAGCGCACAACGCGCTAGTCCGCAATACGATCTCACCGACTGTGCTCGAAGGCAGCAACAAGACCAACGTCATTCCGTCACACGCACGAGCGCAGCTTGATTGTCGCTTGCTCCCCGGTGAAGACCCACAACAGTTTGTGACGATACTAGAGAAAGTTGTGGGCGATCCAGAAGTGCGCTTTTCTATTCTGTTGAATTTCCCACCACTCGCCTCAGGAGTTGAGACTGATCTATATCGTGCCATTCGCACGGTGGCGGAGAAATACGATCCACAAGCGCCCGTTGTTCCTGCGGTGCTGGGTGGGTTTACCGACGCTCATTACTTCCGCCGCAAAGGGATTGTTAGTTATGGGTTCACTGGCCTACCCCTTGCCGAAGACGACACCCGACGGGTACATGGCACTAACGAGCGCATTCCTCTCGCAAGCTTACGCCAAGGCGTGCAAGTGCTGGCGGATTTGTTGCAGGAATTGGACAAGTAA
- a CDS encoding Hsp33 family molecular chaperone HslO, whose product MSSDVLVKATAAEKTIRAAVAITTNLANEARLRHQTAPTASAALGRALTASLLLSSTMKEEERLSLQFLGNGPLKGIFAEANAQGEVRGFVYYPRTHLPLRKGKLDVGGAVGSGTLTVIRDQPWRKDPYRSILPIVSGEIGADIAHYLLNSEQIPSAVSLGVFVTPDETVTAAGGFVVQIMPGASEETIAQLEANVARATPISQLVREGATPEQILAHVLDGFAPVTIGETSVRFGCRCSRERVLGTLVALGQEEIQTLLEKEDNVSVTCEFCSELYVIDRHAAEALFASPE is encoded by the coding sequence ATGTCATCTGATGTGCTTGTCAAAGCGACGGCAGCCGAGAAGACCATTCGTGCCGCCGTCGCAATCACCACCAATTTGGCTAATGAAGCACGCCTGCGTCATCAAACCGCACCGACAGCGAGTGCCGCATTAGGACGAGCACTGACAGCAAGCCTGCTCTTGAGTAGTACGATGAAAGAAGAGGAGCGGCTTTCCCTGCAATTCCTTGGCAATGGTCCATTGAAAGGGATTTTTGCCGAAGCCAATGCCCAAGGTGAAGTTCGTGGCTTTGTCTATTATCCCCGCACGCACTTGCCGTTGCGAAAAGGCAAACTGGATGTGGGCGGTGCGGTCGGAAGCGGAACACTCACGGTGATCCGTGACCAACCGTGGCGAAAAGATCCGTATCGCAGTATTCTTCCAATCGTCTCTGGTGAGATTGGTGCTGATATTGCGCATTATCTCTTGAACTCAGAGCAAATTCCCTCAGCCGTCAGCTTGGGTGTGTTTGTGACGCCTGACGAAACAGTTACTGCTGCCGGTGGATTCGTCGTGCAAATTATGCCAGGCGCAAGCGAAGAGACGATTGCTCAGCTTGAGGCCAATGTTGCGCGCGCAACGCCCATCAGCCAACTGGTCCGCGAAGGTGCGACGCCGGAGCAGATTCTTGCCCACGTGCTCGATGGCTTTGCGCCTGTCACTATCGGTGAAACCTCTGTCCGCTTTGGCTGCCGCTGCTCCCGAGAACGTGTTCTTGGAACGCTAGTAGCTCTAGGACAGGAAGAGATTCAGACACTGCTGGAGAAAGAAGACAACGTGTCTGTGACGTGTGAGTTTTGTAGTGAACTCTATGTCATTGACCGACACGCAGCCGAAGCGTTGTTTGCTTCTCCGGAGTAA
- the ribB gene encoding 3,4-dihydroxy-2-butanone-4-phosphate synthase, whose protein sequence is MFSTPPPAAVHKSPYVVSTEEAIEEIRAGRMIILMDDEDRENEGDLYMAAEKVTPEAINFMASYGRGLICLPMAEEMIDGLGLPMMVAKNTAPLGTAFTVSIDARHGVTHGVAAEDRATTILTCVREDVRPEDLVTPGHIFPLRARRGGVLVRTGQTEGAVDLSRLADLKPAGVICEIMRDDGTMARLPDLEEFSAKHGIKIATIADLIQYRLEHDSLIQRMAEARLPTRWGGDFVAHVYSSGVDEEEHVVLVKGDISPDEPVLVRAHAEYVPGDVFSYTQSNTSALLRQSMELIAAEGKGVILYLRQEGQGAYLFPDHHRSHKRPHHEPRRPSTNPGSQVRDFRDYGIGAQILRDIGVRKIRLLTNYPRRLVSLPGYGLEIVECVPLNSIEPEHTPAATKKGSRASRASA, encoded by the coding sequence ATGTTTTCTACACCCCCCCCCGCTGCTGTACATAAGAGCCCTTACGTAGTGTCTACGGAAGAGGCAATCGAAGAGATCCGTGCTGGTCGTATGATCATCCTCATGGATGACGAGGACCGTGAGAATGAAGGGGATCTCTACATGGCCGCAGAGAAGGTCACACCGGAGGCGATTAATTTTATGGCCTCGTACGGGCGCGGCCTTATCTGTTTGCCTATGGCTGAAGAGATGATTGACGGCTTAGGATTGCCGATGATGGTCGCCAAGAACACAGCGCCGCTTGGTACTGCGTTTACGGTGTCGATTGATGCGAGGCATGGGGTCACTCATGGTGTGGCAGCCGAAGACCGAGCAACCACAATCCTGACGTGTGTACGCGAGGATGTGCGCCCCGAAGATCTTGTGACCCCGGGACATATCTTCCCACTTCGCGCACGTCGTGGAGGCGTGCTGGTTCGAACCGGGCAAACCGAAGGCGCAGTGGACCTCTCGCGACTTGCCGATCTGAAACCTGCTGGAGTGATCTGTGAGATTATGCGTGACGATGGAACGATGGCACGCTTACCTGATCTCGAAGAATTTTCTGCCAAGCACGGGATTAAAATCGCCACGATCGCTGACCTTATTCAGTACCGCCTGGAGCATGACTCACTCATTCAACGTATGGCTGAAGCACGGCTTCCGACCCGGTGGGGAGGAGATTTTGTTGCTCATGTGTATTCGAGTGGCGTTGATGAAGAAGAGCATGTCGTACTCGTGAAAGGAGACATCTCTCCTGATGAGCCGGTGTTAGTGCGGGCACATGCCGAATATGTTCCTGGGGATGTCTTTAGTTACACCCAGAGTAATACCAGTGCACTGCTGCGTCAGTCGATGGAACTCATTGCCGCTGAGGGAAAAGGGGTCATCTTGTATCTGCGCCAAGAGGGGCAAGGGGCGTACCTATTTCCAGATCACCATCGTTCTCATAAACGTCCGCACCATGAACCGCGTCGACCAAGCACGAACCCTGGTTCTCAAGTGCGGGACTTCCGTGATTACGGTATTGGCGCACAAATTCTGCGTGACATCGGTGTTCGCAAAATCCGTCTGTTGACTAATTACCCCCGACGTCTCGTGAGCTTGCCAGGATATGGTTTGGAAATCGTCGAATGCGTGCCGCTCAATAGTATTGAACCTGAGCATACACCAGCAGCAACGAAGAAAGGCTCACGGGCGTCACGCGCCTCTGCATAA
- the hpnD gene encoding presqualene diphosphate synthase HpnD (HpnD is found regularly in a locus responsible for the biosynthesis of squalene from farnesyl diphosphate, and is now recognized to function as a presqualene diphosphate synthase (EC 2.5.1.103).), whose product MGTGTSTNPLGATRIADRRVSVAIKGEGGGGVEQTIELSPHASRLSLGSLSDAYAYCRQITRKSSSNFYFAFRLLSAERHNALCALYAFCRFMDDIADQPTLGDSSLQGKGKKERLEILLNAWREELRYCYAGNPRHPISFALSDTVQRFPIQQAHLAGIIDGVEMDLSRTHYRTFEELYDYCYHVASLVGLACIEIFGYRNPSARDYAVDLGIAFQLTNILRDVGEDAQRGRVYLPEEDLVKFGYTEQDLQKEIYNDAFVRLMTCESNRAREYYNRALRNRAPEDHRSLVAAEAMRLIYSRLLDTLVQRQFNVFRLRVTLPSSRKAQLAFQAWAQGWFGFL is encoded by the coding sequence ATGGGCACGGGCACAAGCACGAACCCTCTTGGGGCAACGAGGATCGCGGACCGTCGTGTTAGCGTAGCAATCAAGGGAGAAGGAGGGGGAGGCGTGGAACAGACTATCGAATTGTCACCCCATGCTTCACGTCTATCGCTAGGCTCGTTGAGCGATGCGTACGCGTACTGTCGGCAGATTACCCGCAAGAGTTCTTCAAACTTTTATTTTGCCTTCCGTTTACTGTCTGCAGAGCGTCATAATGCGCTCTGCGCGCTGTATGCCTTTTGTCGCTTTATGGATGATATTGCCGACCAGCCGACCCTTGGTGATTCCTCTTTGCAGGGGAAGGGGAAGAAAGAGCGACTAGAGATTTTGCTCAATGCCTGGCGTGAAGAGTTACGCTACTGCTATGCAGGAAATCCGCGACATCCTATTTCCTTTGCCTTATCTGATACCGTGCAACGGTTTCCGATTCAGCAAGCCCATCTTGCTGGGATTATTGACGGTGTCGAAATGGATCTCAGCCGTACTCATTATCGCACCTTCGAAGAACTATACGACTATTGTTATCATGTTGCGTCGTTGGTCGGGCTCGCGTGTATCGAAATTTTTGGCTACCGCAACCCGAGCGCGAGAGATTATGCCGTTGATCTTGGCATAGCTTTTCAGCTTACCAATATTCTGCGTGATGTCGGAGAAGATGCGCAACGAGGACGTGTCTACCTTCCAGAAGAAGATCTGGTGAAGTTTGGCTACACCGAGCAGGATTTACAGAAGGAGATTTACAATGACGCCTTCGTGCGTCTTATGACCTGTGAGAGCAACCGTGCGCGTGAGTATTACAATCGTGCACTACGAAATCGTGCTCCAGAGGACCATCGGTCTTTAGTTGCGGCTGAAGCCATGCGTCTGATCTATAGTCGGTTACTTGATACGCTTGTTCAGCGGCAATTCAACGTCTTCAGGTTACGTGTGACACTGCCCTCGTCGCGCAAAGCGCAACTTGCCTTTCAAGCTTGGGCCCAAGGATGGTTTGGTTTTTTGTAA